Proteins encoded by one window of Bacillaceae bacterium S4-13-56:
- a CDS encoding nuclease-related domain-containing protein, with protein sequence MLIVRKERCESDELQVLRSLDGRAELDEKDVRYLGNLVQGYEGEVWFDQYLGEWVSSDSALLCDLLLEVNHTHVQLDTLLVGTRRIYLFEVKNYEGDYVLDGDKMVTRSGIGVNNPFHQVSRAEQVLKRMLQQAGIQMAVESMVVFVNPGFYLYNAGRDLPAVFYPQLSRFFVDLNRGLGGSLVGAMSGGSGLVQKQERIVKQLLGKHIAKSPFSNVPSYSYNRLKKGVLCPKCGQFMTLPEGKFFLVCRCGCMEKVDSAVLRCVAELKLLFPDRRITTSTVYDWCGGVISSRTIVRVLKAHYKKVGDLRFSHYINS encoded by the coding sequence ATGTTAATAGTTCGGAAAGAACGTTGTGAGTCCGATGAGTTACAGGTTTTACGTTCCTTGGATGGGCGTGCGGAGTTGGATGAGAAGGATGTTCGATATTTAGGGAATTTAGTGCAGGGATACGAGGGGGAAGTATGGTTTGATCAGTATTTAGGAGAATGGGTCTCGTCGGACTCTGCTCTATTGTGTGATTTATTGTTAGAGGTAAATCATACTCATGTGCAGTTGGATACATTGTTGGTTGGAACGAGGCGGATTTATTTATTTGAAGTGAAAAATTATGAGGGAGATTATGTATTAGATGGAGATAAAATGGTGACAAGGTCCGGCATTGGAGTGAACAACCCCTTTCACCAGGTAAGCCGGGCGGAACAGGTATTGAAAAGGATGTTGCAACAGGCAGGAATTCAAATGGCTGTGGAGTCAATGGTGGTGTTTGTTAATCCTGGGTTTTATTTATATAATGCGGGGCGGGATCTACCTGCAGTTTTTTATCCCCAATTATCTCGATTTTTTGTAGATCTAAACCGAGGTCTTGGTGGGAGTTTGGTTGGGGCCATGTCCGGTGGGTCAGGGCTGGTGCAAAAACAGGAACGAATTGTTAAACAATTGTTGGGAAAGCATATTGCGAAATCGCCATTTTCGAATGTTCCTTCATATAGTTACAACAGATTAAAAAAGGGTGTACTTTGCCCTAAGTGTGGACAATTTATGACTCTTCCTGAGGGAAAATTTTTTCTGGTGTGCCGGTGTGGCTGTATGGAAAAGGTAGATTCTGCGGTGTTGAGGTGTGTGGCTGAATTGAAGCTTTTGTTTCCAGATAGGAGGATAACTACTAGTACCGTTTATGATTGGTGTGGTGGGGTAATTTCATCCCGTACAATAGTAAGAGTATTAAAAGCTCATTATAAGAAGGTTGGAGACTTAAGGTTTTCCCATTATATAAACAGCTAG